Within Azoarcus sp. DD4, the genomic segment CGTCGTAGCCGTCGGGCGATACCACCAGGCTCAGGCCGCGCAGTGCCGAGACATCGTGCTGCTCGTAGCGCGGCTCGACGCCGCGGGTGTGAGGCTGTATCCAGATCTGCAGGAAGTGCAGGCCCTCGGTCGCCGACGGGTTGAACTCGCTATGGACGATGCCGGTGCCGGCGCTCATCACCTGCAGCTCGCCGGCGTTCAGCCGGCTGTGCGAGCCCAGACTGTCCTTGTGCTCGATGCTGCCTTCCAGCACATAGCTGATGATTTCCATGTCGCGGTGCGGATGGGCGCCGAAGCCGGCGCCGGGCACCACGCGGTCGTCGTTGATCACCCGCAGCGCGGACACGCCCATGTAGCGCGGATCGTGATAGCTGCCGAAGGAAAAGGTGTGGTGACTGTCCAGCCAGCCGAACTCGGCATGGCCGCGCGTGTCGGCCTTGCGAACCTGAATCATGGTCTGCTCCTGAGGGGGGCGGGGAGCGGATGCTCCCCGCTGGATGGGGTCGGGCGCGTCCCTGCGGGACGGCCCGGTGATGCGTGTTCAGCGCTTGCCGGTCGCGGTGTCGCCGGCGATCAGCTTGTCGACCGAGGCGCTGCCGGCACCGCTGAACAGCAGCGACACCGATACCGCGAGCAGCGCCAGCCCGAACTCGTAGCCGTTGTTGCTCATGAAGAGGCCGTTCTTGATATGCACGCTGAGGATGGCCACCACCATCGCCACCGACAGGGCCAGCGCGGCGGGCCGTACCAGCAGGCCGACGAGCAGCGCGAGGCCGCCGAAGAACTCGGCGCTGCCGGCCATCAGGGCCATCAGGTAGCCGGGCGCCAGGCCGATCGAGGCCATCCACTGGCCGGTGCCTTCGAGGCCGTAGCCGCCGAACCAGCCGAAGAGCTTCTGCGCGCCGTGCGCCATGAAGATGATGCCGATGGGAATGCGCAGCGCCAGTGCGCCCAGGCCGGCGTTGGTGGCAGTGATCCGCTTGATCAGGTTGGTGCTCATGGTATCTCTCCGTTGTGAATTTGGATCAGTCTCGATGACTGGTGATTCGATGATAGATACCGGCATCGGAAAAAAATAACGGAGAATATCGATGTGACTGTTCAAAATAGTTGAACCATGATCTCACCCATCACCCTCGATGCCCTGCGCGTACTCGATGCCATCGACCGCAAGCACAGTTTCGCCGCCGCCGCCGAAGCGCTGTTCCGGGTGCCGTCCGCGGTGTCCTACACCATCAGCAAGCTCGAAGAAGACCTCGGCGTCGCCCTCTTCGACCGCAGCAAGCGCCGCGCGGTGCTCACCCCGGCCGGCCGGCTGGTGCTGGAACAGGGACGCCACATCCTCACCGCCACCGACGAGCTCACCCGCATGGTCCAGACAGCCGCCGAAGGCTGGGAGCTGGAGCTGCGCATCGCGGTGGACAGCGTGCTCGACTTTGCGCCGGTGTATGCGCTGGTGGCGGAATTCCAGGCGCTGCAGCACCGCACCGAACTGCTGCTGAGCGAGGAAGTGCTGGGCGGCAGCTGGGACGCGCTCAATTCGCAGCGCTGCGACCTGGTGATAGGCGCGGCCGGCGAGGCCATACCCGGCGGCATCGTCACCCAGGCGCTCGGCGAGGTCGATTTCGTCTTCGCGGTCGCCATCGACCATCCGCTGCGCATGCAACCGCTGCCGCTCTCCGCCGAGGTCATACGCAGCTACCCGACGGTCGTGGTGGCCGACAGTTCGCGCTACCTGCCCGCCCGCTCCACCGGCCTGCTCGACGGCCGCAGCCGGGTGGTGGTGCCATCCATCGCGAGCAAGATCGAGGCGCAGTGCCGCGGCCTGGGCGTCGGCTTCGTGCCGCGCCACCGCATCGACGCGGAATTGATCGACGGCCGGCTGCACATCCTGCCGCTGCAGGAGCCGCGCCCGCCGCAAGCGGTGTCGGTCGCCTGGCGCAGCGCCAACAAGGGCAAGGCGCTGCGCTGGTTCGTCGAGCGCCTGGCGCGGATGCGTTTCGACGGCCGGCGAGGCTTGGTGGACCGCGACGGCCCGCCCGCCACACCGCTGTCGTAAGCGCCGCGGCGGTGGTCTACGCTGAAACGTCGGCGCCGCCGCGGGCAGGCAACACCCATGGCATGCGATGGCGCCGGCCACGCCGCACATCCCCTTCAACAGCAAGGAGCGTCGTCATGGCCAAGGTTCTGGTGCTGTACCACTCGTCCTACGGACACGTCGAAACGATGGCGAATGCGGTCGCCGAAGGCGCACGCGCCGCCGGTGCCGAAGTGAGCGTCAAGCGGGTGCCGGAACTGGTGCCGGAAGAGATCATGCGCAAGGCCGGCATGAAGCTGGACCAGGCCGCACCCATCGCCACCGTGGAGGAACTGCCCGACTACGACGCCATCATCTTCGGCACGCCGACCCGCTTCGGCAACATGTGCGCGCAGATGCGCAACTTCCTCGACCAGACCGGCGGGCTGTGGTTTTCCGGCAAGCTCATCGGCAAGGTCGGCAGCGTATTCACCAGCACCGCCACCCAGCACGGCGGCCAGGAAACGACCATCACCAGCTTCCACACCACGCTGTTGCACCACGGCATGGTGATCGTCGGCCTGCCCTATTCCGAGAGCCGGCAGATGACGATGGACGAGATCACCGGCGGCAGCCCATACGGCGCCAGCACCATCGCCAAGGGCGACGGCTCGCGCCGGCCGAGCGAAAACGAGCTGGCGATGGCGCGCTTC encodes:
- a CDS encoding pirin family protein, whose amino-acid sequence is MIQVRKADTRGHAEFGWLDSHHTFSFGSYHDPRYMGVSALRVINDDRVVPGAGFGAHPHRDMEIISYVLEGSIEHKDSLGSHSRLNAGELQVMSAGTGIVHSEFNPSATEGLHFLQIWIQPHTRGVEPRYEQHDVSALRGLSLVVSPDGYDGSLRIHQDARVWLARFDGEPLGFAPTPGRSYYLQVARGGVTVNGISLVAGDGATITAEAELQLSGGAGAEALLFDLP
- a CDS encoding DoxX family protein — protein: MSTNLIKRITATNAGLGALALRIPIGIIFMAHGAQKLFGWFGGYGLEGTGQWMASIGLAPGYLMALMAGSAEFFGGLALLVGLLVRPAALALSVAMVVAILSVHIKNGLFMSNNGYEFGLALLAVSVSLLFSGAGSASVDKLIAGDTATGKR
- a CDS encoding LysR substrate-binding domain-containing protein, which produces MISPITLDALRVLDAIDRKHSFAAAAEALFRVPSAVSYTISKLEEDLGVALFDRSKRRAVLTPAGRLVLEQGRHILTATDELTRMVQTAAEGWELELRIAVDSVLDFAPVYALVAEFQALQHRTELLLSEEVLGGSWDALNSQRCDLVIGAAGEAIPGGIVTQALGEVDFVFAVAIDHPLRMQPLPLSAEVIRSYPTVVVADSSRYLPARSTGLLDGRSRVVVPSIASKIEAQCRGLGVGFVPRHRIDAELIDGRLHILPLQEPRPPQAVSVAWRSANKGKALRWFVERLARMRFDGRRGLVDRDGPPATPLS
- the wrbA gene encoding NAD(P)H:quinone oxidoreductase, with translation MAKVLVLYHSSYGHVETMANAVAEGARAAGAEVSVKRVPELVPEEIMRKAGMKLDQAAPIATVEELPDYDAIIFGTPTRFGNMCAQMRNFLDQTGGLWFSGKLIGKVGSVFTSTATQHGGQETTITSFHTTLLHHGMVIVGLPYSESRQMTMDEITGGSPYGASTIAKGDGSRRPSENELAMARFQGGHVAKIAAKLAG